In the genome of Triticum urartu cultivar G1812 chromosome 5, Tu2.1, whole genome shotgun sequence, one region contains:
- the LOC125556364 gene encoding uncharacterized protein LOC125556364, protein MAKARRRRVPAFGEWNYNYHHHEQQALPPAVVAPAACYATQEPEPEACSDVWFRYSPAPRKPTPKKQARRRHEGDVSREHSKASWDASRRVVRPVDGDLYQVPPPELASHRRPTKKWSLWMGCLGLSSCVAS, encoded by the exons ATGGCG AAGGCGAGGAGGCGTCGCGTGCCGGCGTTCGGGGAGTGGAACTACAACTACCACCACCACGAGCAGCAGGCACTTCCGCCGGCCGTTGTTGCACCGGCCGCGTGCTATGCCACGCAGGAGCCGGAGCCGGAGGCCTGCAGCGACGTGTGGTTCAGGTACTCGCCGGCCCCGCGCAAACCCACGCCCAAGAAGCAGGCGAGGAGGCGGCACGAGGGCGACGTGTCCCGGGAGCATTCGAAGGCGTCCTGGGACGCTTCCAGGCGGGTGGTGCGCCCGGTCGACGGGGACCTGTACCAGGTGCCACCGCCGGAGCTCGCCTCCCACCGGCGGCCAACGAAG AAGTGGAGCCTGTGGATGGGATGCCTGGGCCTCAGCTCATGCGTCGCCTCCTGA